The Nitrospira sp. genome has a segment encoding these proteins:
- a CDS encoding FAD-dependent oxidoreductase, with the protein MAEHSSSQTGPDLTEGVPLADIVEGGMVTGHVGGEPALLVRQGGELFAIGALCTHYGAPLGSGLLVNDTIRCPWHHACFNVRTGQALRPPALNDLKCWRVERRDGRALVREALSTAQPPKLVAADLPESVVIVGGGAAGYAAAQTLRRDGYQGPVTMLSADLALPYDRPNLSKDYLAGTAQPDWIPLRSPAFYEDHHIDVRCESRVIKLDPAQRSLTLSDDSRVTYGALLLATGAEPIRLSVPGATLPHVSVLRTLADCSAMIDRIGTAHRCVVVGASFIGLEVAASLRARGLEVQVVAPEARPMERILGAALGDMVRALHESHGVVFHLGATVTKIEPDRVRLSTGRELAADLVVTGIGVRPEVAVAKEAGLTVDRGVVVDGFLQTNVPNTYAAGDIARWPDQRTGDHIRVEHWVVAERQGVVAARNILGQRQRFAAVPFFWSQHYDTRINYVGHAEQWNRLEIDGDPAARDCTVTYWRNNKRLAVATVGRDLESLRAEVAFEQEVLLA; encoded by the coding sequence ATGGCCGAACATTCATCATCACAGACCGGACCGGATCTCACTGAGGGAGTTCCGTTAGCGGATATCGTTGAAGGCGGTATGGTGACAGGCCATGTCGGTGGCGAGCCGGCTCTGCTCGTGCGTCAGGGTGGCGAGCTGTTTGCCATCGGTGCGCTGTGCACGCATTATGGGGCGCCGCTGGGTAGCGGGCTGCTGGTCAATGATACGATCCGGTGTCCGTGGCACCATGCCTGTTTCAATGTCCGCACAGGCCAGGCTCTTCGGCCGCCCGCTCTCAATGATCTGAAATGCTGGCGTGTAGAGCGGCGTGACGGCCGCGCCCTCGTGCGCGAAGCATTGTCGACAGCACAACCACCAAAATTGGTGGCCGCAGATCTTCCTGAATCAGTTGTGATCGTCGGAGGCGGCGCAGCCGGATACGCTGCGGCCCAGACGTTGCGCCGGGACGGCTATCAAGGTCCCGTGACGATGTTGAGCGCTGATCTTGCGTTGCCGTACGATCGTCCGAATTTGTCGAAAGATTATCTCGCCGGGACTGCGCAGCCAGATTGGATCCCTCTACGGTCTCCGGCGTTCTACGAGGATCATCACATCGATGTGCGATGTGAGAGCCGCGTCATCAAGCTCGATCCCGCCCAGAGATCCCTCACTCTCTCAGATGACAGTCGGGTGACCTATGGTGCATTACTGCTCGCCACAGGCGCCGAACCCATCCGGCTCTCGGTTCCCGGCGCCACCTTGCCACACGTAAGCGTGCTCCGTACTCTGGCGGACTGTAGTGCCATGATCGACCGAATAGGGACGGCACATCGCTGCGTCGTGGTTGGCGCAAGCTTCATAGGTCTCGAAGTCGCGGCGTCATTACGAGCGCGCGGATTGGAGGTACAGGTTGTCGCCCCAGAGGCTCGTCCGATGGAGCGCATTCTCGGCGCGGCACTCGGGGATATGGTGAGGGCGCTTCATGAATCTCATGGGGTTGTGTTTCATCTCGGCGCCACCGTCACCAAGATTGAACCGGATCGCGTCAGGCTATCGACCGGCAGGGAATTGGCCGCTGATCTGGTGGTGACGGGCATTGGAGTTCGCCCGGAAGTGGCCGTGGCCAAGGAGGCGGGCCTCACAGTAGATCGAGGAGTCGTCGTCGATGGATTTCTGCAAACGAATGTCCCGAACACCTACGCGGCCGGCGATATTGCCCGCTGGCCAGACCAGAGGACGGGAGACCACATTCGTGTGGAACATTGGGTGGTCGCGGAGCGCCAAGGTGTCGTTGCCGCGCGGAATATCCTTGGACAGCGGCAGCGCTTTGCAGCGGTGCCATTCTTCTGGAGCCAGCACTATGATACACGCATCAATTATGTGGGCCATGCAGAGCAATGGAATCGCTTGGAGATTGACGGTGATCCCGCCGCGCGTGACTGCACAGTCACCTATTGGCGAAACAACAAACGGCTTGCTGTCGCGACCGTTGGGCGTGACCTGGAGAGTCTGCGAGCGGAGGTCGCGTTCGAGCAGGAGGTGCTACTGGCGTGA
- a CDS encoding cation:proton antiporter, translating to MTDSFIYRDLAYVFVAALLGGIVARKLRQPLVLGYVLGGILVGPFTAGPTVSEVHVLELFAEIGVIMLMYSIGMEFSLKDLLQVKWVALIGGPLGILAVIALSAAMGRMLGWSLSQSISIGAVVSLASTMVLSHMLLDRGELHTEHGRAMIGITLVDDLVFVIMVVLLPTLAASGGDGIVDIGLAFGKALFLLAPVVFIAAKLVPPFMARVERMRSQELYLLVVLALGFATAAITHALGLSLALGAFLAGLLVSESEHRHQTLTQVLPFRDAFTALFFVTIGALINPQTLFSNLPLLGAIVALIVLGKLAIWTLVVRLFGYPVRTAILVGIGLTQIGEFSYVLVKVAHDNKLVGADVYGATLAASLFTILLNAALMQLVPNLMGAKARDMTCS from the coding sequence ATGACGGATTCATTCATCTATCGGGATCTGGCCTACGTATTTGTCGCGGCGTTGCTCGGCGGCATCGTAGCCAGAAAGCTCCGCCAACCGCTGGTCCTTGGCTATGTGCTTGGAGGCATCCTTGTCGGTCCGTTTACGGCGGGCCCGACAGTGTCGGAGGTCCATGTACTCGAGCTCTTTGCGGAGATCGGCGTGATCATGCTCATGTATTCGATCGGCATGGAATTCTCGCTCAAAGACCTACTCCAAGTAAAATGGGTCGCCCTGATCGGCGGGCCGCTCGGCATTCTCGCGGTGATCGCGCTGAGCGCGGCGATGGGACGGATGCTGGGCTGGAGTCTTTCGCAGAGCATCAGCATCGGAGCGGTGGTGTCCCTCGCCAGCACGATGGTGCTTTCTCATATGCTGCTCGACCGGGGCGAACTCCATACGGAGCATGGACGGGCGATGATCGGTATCACGCTGGTCGATGATCTCGTCTTCGTCATCATGGTGGTGCTCCTTCCGACACTGGCGGCCTCCGGCGGGGATGGGATCGTGGACATAGGCCTCGCTTTCGGCAAAGCTCTCTTCCTTCTCGCGCCGGTCGTGTTCATCGCCGCTAAGCTGGTGCCGCCATTTATGGCGCGTGTCGAGAGAATGAGGAGTCAGGAACTCTATCTTCTGGTGGTGCTCGCTTTGGGCTTTGCGACTGCGGCCATTACGCATGCTCTCGGGTTATCGCTTGCGCTCGGTGCGTTTTTGGCGGGTCTCCTGGTCAGTGAATCAGAACACCGCCATCAGACGCTCACCCAGGTGCTCCCGTTCCGGGACGCGTTCACGGCTCTCTTTTTTGTCACGATCGGCGCGCTGATCAATCCGCAGACCTTGTTCTCGAATCTCCCCCTGCTGGGAGCAATCGTGGCCTTGATCGTGCTGGGAAAACTTGCGATCTGGACCTTGGTGGTGCGACTATTCGGCTATCCAGTCAGAACCGCCATCCTGGTCGGCATAGGGCTGACTCAAATCGGCGAGTTCTCCTATGTGCTCGTCAAAGTCGCGCATGACAACAAACTCGTCGGCGCCGATGTGTATGGCGCCACGCTGGCTGCGTCGCTCTTTACGATCTTACTGAATGCCGCATTGATGCAACTCGTGCCTAATTTGATGGGGGCGAAGGCGAGAGACATGACCTGTTCTTGA
- a CDS encoding sugar O-acetyltransferase, whose protein sequence is MRTRTEKEKMLAGELYRSADPELVADTQRAQRLLADYNVTPIEAVEARMALLRRLCGSVGDGAVVRPLFSCDYGYNIRLGRNAFINFNCIFLDCAPIEIGDNLQMGPAVQLYTAAHPLEADVRRSGLEYARPIRIGSDVWIGGGAIVLPGVTIGEGAVIGAGSVVVRDVPPGSVVVGNPARVSRAVPADKDGQG, encoded by the coding sequence ATGAGGACAAGAACTGAAAAGGAGAAGATGTTGGCCGGGGAGCTCTATCGCTCGGCTGACCCAGAGCTTGTCGCAGACACACAGCGCGCGCAACGACTGCTCGCCGACTACAATGTCACCCCGATCGAGGCGGTGGAAGCCCGCATGGCGTTGCTGCGTCGACTCTGTGGTTCGGTCGGGGACGGCGCGGTCGTCAGGCCGCTCTTCTCCTGTGACTATGGCTATAACATCCGTCTTGGTCGTAATGCCTTCATCAATTTCAATTGCATCTTTCTCGACTGCGCACCGATCGAGATCGGCGATAATCTGCAGATGGGTCCGGCGGTACAGTTGTACACCGCGGCGCATCCGCTTGAGGCGGACGTGCGACGATCCGGTTTGGAGTATGCCCGTCCGATCCGCATCGGCAGCGATGTGTGGATCGGAGGCGGTGCGATCGTGCTGCCGGGCGTGACAATCGGGGAGGGCGCTGTGATCGGGGCAGGCAGCGTCGTGGTACGCGATGTTCCGCCAGGCAGTGTTGTCGTGGGGAACCCAGCCCGAGTCAGCCGCGCCGTTCCCGCCGATAAGGATGGGCAAGGATAA
- a CDS encoding DUF2945 domain-containing protein, with protein sequence MAKKFRIGDHVSWNSEAGRVSGTIIAIHTKDFNYKGHVHHASGTAPQYEIKSDKTDHIAAHKGSVLELADEKGDM encoded by the coding sequence ATGGCTAAGAAGTTCAGGATCGGTGACCATGTGAGCTGGAACTCCGAGGCGGGCCGGGTCTCGGGAACCATCATTGCCATCCACACCAAGGATTTTAACTACAAGGGCCATGTCCATCACGCTTCGGGAACAGCTCCTCAATACGAAATCAAAAGCGATAAGACCGATCATATCGCGGCCCATAAGGGCAGCGTCCTTGAACTCGCAGATGAGAAGGGCGACATGTGA
- a CDS encoding glycoside hydrolase family 15 protein, producing the protein MSYQPIQNYGIIGNMRTAALVSIAGSIDWFCFPHFDSPSVFAAILDHEKGGRFEIVATHEEVRTKQFYWPDTNILITRFYSAGGIAEIEDFMPPGLSSESAWRHSLVRRVRVTQGSMEFRMRCHPAFDYARAGHDVVISKQGASFHSAGLSLSLATDIPLTADDRGATAVFVLCEEQSGVFVLGGIQPDEGCSPCPSIGEADELFEQTVNYWRGWLSKCTYTGRWREMVHRSALTLKLLTFEPTGAIIAAPTCSLPETLGGVRNWDYRYTWIRDAAFTLYGLLRIGFTDEAVGFMRWLGARAGEVESDGSLQIVYGIDGRHDLTETTLDHLDGYRGSRPVRIGNGAYNQLQLDIYGELLDSLYLYNKYVMPIGYDVWMRIRRRLDWLCENWQQPDEGIWEVRGGRRHFVFSKLMCWVAMDRGLRLAEKRSLPVDRARWLQVRDRIYEEIMTKGWSSERQTFVQHYDGDSLDASNLIMPLVFFLSPNDPRMLKTLDAINRSPKYGGLASDGLVYRYDSETGADGLHGKEGTFTMCSFWLVEALTRAGRVDRAKLNEARLLFERMLGHANHVGLYSEEIGTGGEALGNFPQAFTHLALISAAFNLDRTLDRKSKAG; encoded by the coding sequence ATGAGTTACCAACCGATCCAAAACTACGGCATCATCGGGAACATGCGTACGGCGGCGCTCGTCAGCATCGCCGGTTCGATCGATTGGTTCTGCTTTCCGCACTTCGATTCTCCGAGCGTCTTCGCGGCCATTCTTGATCACGAGAAAGGCGGCCGATTCGAGATTGTCGCCACTCATGAGGAGGTGAGGACCAAACAGTTCTATTGGCCTGACACGAATATCCTGATCACGCGCTTCTATTCGGCGGGCGGAATCGCCGAGATCGAAGATTTCATGCCGCCCGGCCTGTCGAGCGAATCCGCGTGGCGGCATTCGCTGGTTCGGCGGGTAAGAGTGACGCAGGGAAGCATGGAGTTTCGCATGCGATGCCATCCCGCTTTCGATTATGCGCGGGCGGGCCATGACGTCGTCATTTCCAAACAGGGAGCCAGTTTCCATTCTGCCGGCCTGAGTCTGAGTCTCGCGACGGATATTCCGCTTACGGCGGATGACCGCGGCGCGACGGCGGTCTTTGTCCTGTGCGAGGAGCAGTCGGGGGTGTTCGTGCTTGGTGGCATTCAACCCGATGAGGGCTGCAGTCCCTGTCCCTCAATCGGTGAAGCCGACGAACTCTTTGAACAGACGGTGAACTATTGGCGGGGCTGGCTGTCGAAATGCACCTATACCGGTCGTTGGCGGGAAATGGTCCACCGCTCAGCGCTTACCCTGAAACTACTGACATTCGAACCGACCGGCGCCATCATCGCAGCTCCGACATGCAGCTTGCCGGAAACGCTCGGTGGAGTCCGGAACTGGGACTATCGCTATACGTGGATTCGGGATGCCGCCTTCACACTGTACGGCCTGCTGCGGATCGGATTTACCGACGAGGCGGTCGGCTTTATGAGATGGTTAGGGGCGCGAGCGGGAGAGGTGGAATCGGATGGATCGTTGCAGATCGTCTACGGCATCGACGGCCGCCACGATCTCACGGAAACGACGCTCGATCATTTGGACGGCTATCGAGGGTCTCGACCGGTGCGCATCGGTAACGGCGCCTATAACCAACTGCAGTTGGATATCTATGGTGAACTGCTGGACTCATTGTACCTGTACAACAAATATGTGATGCCGATCGGGTATGATGTGTGGATGCGTATCCGGCGGCGGCTCGATTGGCTCTGTGAGAACTGGCAGCAGCCGGATGAAGGCATCTGGGAAGTGCGTGGCGGACGGAGACACTTCGTGTTCTCTAAGTTGATGTGCTGGGTCGCCATGGATCGCGGCCTTCGATTGGCCGAGAAGCGGTCTTTGCCGGTCGATCGCGCACGCTGGCTTCAGGTCAGGGACCGAATCTACGAAGAGATCATGACGAAGGGATGGAGCTCCGAACGTCAAACCTTCGTGCAGCACTATGACGGCGACTCGCTGGATGCCTCCAATCTCATCATGCCGCTGGTGTTCTTCCTCTCCCCGAACGATCCGAGGATGCTGAAGACATTGGATGCCATCAACCGTTCACCGAAATATGGCGGTCTTGCCTCGGACGGGTTGGTGTACCGCTACGACAGCGAAACGGGAGCAGACGGGCTGCACGGAAAAGAAGGCACCTTCACCATGTGCTCATTTTGGCTGGTCGAGGCATTGACGAGGGCGGGACGCGTCGATCGCGCGAAACTGAACGAGGCTCGGCTGCTGTTTGAGCGCATGCTGGGTCATGCCAACCACGTCGGGCTGTATTCGGAAGAGATCGGCACAGGCGGTGAAGCACTCGGTAACTTCCCGCAGGCATTCACTCATCTGGCTCTCATCAGCGCCGCTTTTAATCTTGATCGCACACTCGACAGGAAATCGAAGGCAGGATGA
- a CDS encoding ROK family protein produces the protein MAGRVKDDGASRRLRNVLVIDVGGTHVKILATGKRTARKIPSGPTMTAQNMVEAVKQLAADWSYEVISLGFPGAVRGGRPTAEPKNLANGWVGFDFKQAFGCPVKVLNDAAMQALGSYEGDRMLFLGLGTGLGSALITDGVLVPMELAHLQYRKGRTYEDCVGLRGLKRYGKKKWRRYVEDVVMALKNALQADYVVLGGGNAKRLKQLPKGIRLGDNDHAFTGGFRLWEEVWKDERACCVVQSGSAREERGRGTP, from the coding sequence ATGGCGGGACGAGTGAAAGACGACGGAGCATCCCGCCGTCTTCGCAACGTATTGGTGATCGATGTGGGTGGGACCCACGTGAAGATCTTGGCCACCGGCAAACGGACAGCGCGAAAGATCCCTTCCGGTCCGACCATGACGGCGCAGAACATGGTGGAGGCGGTCAAACAACTCGCCGCTGATTGGTCCTATGAAGTCATCTCGTTGGGATTTCCAGGGGCGGTACGGGGCGGTCGGCCGACTGCGGAACCCAAGAATCTGGCCAATGGATGGGTCGGGTTCGATTTTAAGCAGGCGTTCGGTTGTCCGGTCAAGGTGCTCAATGACGCCGCGATGCAGGCTCTCGGGAGTTACGAAGGCGACCGCATGTTGTTCTTGGGGCTCGGCACCGGGTTGGGCTCCGCGTTGATCACCGACGGCGTGCTGGTACCGATGGAACTCGCGCATTTGCAGTACCGAAAAGGGCGCACGTATGAAGATTGCGTCGGCTTGCGCGGCCTCAAACGGTACGGCAAGAAGAAATGGCGCCGATATGTCGAGGATGTCGTGATGGCGCTGAAGAACGCGCTTCAAGCCGACTACGTGGTGCTGGGCGGCGGCAATGCCAAGCGGCTCAAGCAGTTGCCGAAAGGCATTCGCCTTGGCGACAACGACCACGCCTTCACCGGCGGCTTTCGCTTATGGGAAGAGGTCTGGAAGGATGAGCGCGCCTGCTGCGTCGTGCAGAGCGGCAGTGCGAGAGAAGAGCGCGGGAGGGGGACTCCATGA
- a CDS encoding BON domain-containing protein, giving the protein MIVDRGLAPDYKVRRDVWEAFKQTPALESNPTVQVSVRKAEVTLKGDVLDDLSKTAAGRAAEGVHGVKKVINHLQVVEQLPPQKLDNREIVR; this is encoded by the coding sequence GTGATCGTGGACAGGGGGCTGGCACCCGATTACAAGGTCAGACGGGATGTCTGGGAAGCCTTTAAACAGACCCCTGCGCTCGAAAGCAATCCAACCGTCCAGGTCTCAGTGCGTAAGGCCGAGGTGACCCTCAAGGGCGACGTTCTTGATGACCTGTCAAAGACAGCGGCCGGAAGGGCGGCCGAGGGCGTCCATGGGGTCAAAAAAGTGATCAATCACTTGCAGGTGGTGGAGCAGCTGCCTCCGCAGAAGCTCGATAACCGCGAGATCGTCCGCTGA